ATGACATTCGTAAAACACTAAATACTATTGCCGGTGTGAACCAGGATGGAAATCCCGTATCACTATCCACGGAAACCATAGTATCTATGAATATCTGGTGTTTCTTACCTGAATTGTTTGAACAACTGTCACTAAAATTCAGGAATTTCCTTGACAACCTGAATAATCCCGACCGGGAATTCCTGATCCCCTCGGTCATCAACGAATTGGTGCAAAACAATGAAGCCTTGGTTAAAGTGCTTGAAAGCAATGCCCATTGGGCAGGAATTACTTACAAAGAAGATGTTGAAAACGTGAAAAATATGATTCTTGATCTTACCGGAAAGGGAATATATCCGGAAAACCTTTGGAAATGAGCAGTAGTAGTGAAATAGCGTTGTCAGTTGCCCGGCAGTTTTCCATTAATGGTATCCCATTGTCAGCCATCCCTTTCGGAAACGGGCATATTCACAAAACATACCTGGTTAAAACAAATACTCCCGGTGTTTCAGGATATATACTCCAAAAAATCAACCATAATATTTTCAAACAGGTACCGGAACTTTGCCTCAATATCTCGAAAATCACAAAATTCATGCATTCGGGGTTGGAGCTGCTGCAAACCCGCTTCGGAAGCTTTCATTACAAAGACGATGATGGGGGATACTGGCGCATGTTCAATTATATTCCGGATAGCCGGGTGTACGAAAGAACGTCTGATCTTCGCTTAGCCAATGAAGCAGGAAGGGCCGTGGGAAGTTTTCAGCACCAGCTTGCAGGATTCAGCGAAGAACTAACGGTAATCCTTCCACACTTTCATGATCTTAAAAGAAGAGAAAAAGAGCTCGATCAAGCCATCCTGAATGATAATGCGAAAAGGTTAAATACATCCCGGGAATTGATCCTGGAATACAAAAAACATTCTGCCTTCCTGAATGAATATGAATCTCAGTTAAAGGATGTTTCCGTTCCGATACGCATAACCCACAACGACACCAAACTGAATAATATCCTGTTCGATAATAAAGGAAATCACATCTGCCTTATTGACCTTGACACAGTGATGCCGGGATATGCAGCCTACGATTATGGAGATGCCCTACGTACCCTTGCAAATAATGCAATCGAGGATGCAACCAATATAAACGAGGTTTCGTTTAATATGGAGATATGCAGGGCATTCACAAAGGGATACCTGTCAAAGGCAAAGGCCTTCCTCACTGCCAAGGAAATCCGCCTGCTGCCGGAAGCGCCAGGACTGATGACATACATAATCGGAATTCGCTTCCTGACAGATTACCTGAATGGTGATACGTATTATTACACCCGGTATGAGAAGCATAACCTTATCAGAGCCCGTGTGCAATTGACTCTGCTGAACCAGATCATGGATAATCTGGAACAAATCCGCAGTTACGCGGAATAATGAATTTAATTAAAAAGCCATGAATATCAGAAGGATCATTTTCTACCTGCTCTTACTCCTAATTATACTTATTCCGCTGATACAGTGGTCTATTTGGCAAATAAAGCCTTCTAAACCTCTGAATTTGCTTATCATCGACAAAACAGCAGCGGAACAGCAAAGACCGGAGCACAGGTCATTTACCTGGATTCTGATCAATAAGAAATATGTAAAGCCCAATGGTTCTTTGTACTCAATTAAGGACGATTATTACGGGTTTTTTCCGGGCGAAGGATTTGATTATGAAATCCGGGATTTCAGGGAATTTACATACAGCCAACTCGACAGTATCGCAGACACCCTGGATATGATGTATGTAGCTGATTCATATGGCGTTTATTATAACGACTGGTATCTACGGGATAATCTTACCGAACACAGCAAACTTATTTACGGAGGATTAACGGAGAAGGAATTTTATCTTATGAGGGAAATCTACAACGAACGTAAACTTCTCATCACAGAATTCAATGCCATTGCTCACCCGACAAACTACAGGGTGAGAAAGAACGTAGAAGATATGCTGGGTTTTACCTGGACAGGATGGACAGGAAGGTATTTCCATTCATTGGATTCGGCTACAAATCCGGAATTGCCAAGATGGGTCATCAGGCTTTATCAGGAACAAAACGAAGGAAATTGGCCATTTAAGAGGTCAGGGATAGTATTCGTTCATGAAAACAGCACGATCAACATACTCGAAGACAGTACTCATCTCACATGGGATATCCCTATGATAATTACTGAAAATGATTTCTGCAAAGAATACGGTCTTCCTGATGAAACAAAATATTCGTTCTGGTTTGATATTATCGTTCCTGATTTGAATAAAAATGAAATCATTTCGAAATACCGCATTGATCCCAATGAGGAGGGATTGAAATTGCTCAGGAAACACAATCTCCCTTATGTATTTCCGGCAGCAATCAGGGATCGTTATGATCAACGGTCATTTTATTTTGCCGGGGATTTCTGTGATAACAATATACCGTCCCGACTTGTTAAAATGGCTGGGATCAACTGGTATTACAAGCAATTCCTGGATCTGGAAGATATTTATAACCGTCAGGTATTTTTCTGGAAATATTATCATCCTATGATGACAAGGATATTAAAAGATTATGAAAAGGAGATTAATCCTTGATCTTATTTCCGGCGTTTCCTGCTGCGTACGTTGTCGAAACCTTTACGTTCCATTCTTCCCCAGCCTTTCTTGCCGGCAATGAAATAATCAAAATTACCCCGGATGGCCCACCAAAGAATAAGAGGATGGTATATTAAGGGTTCAAGCCAGGCATACAGGAATAATCTCAGAACATCCCATTTTCGCTCATACTTATGGAAAGTCAGCTCTTCATAAAGGATTGCATAGGT
The Bacteroidota bacterium DNA segment above includes these coding regions:
- a CDS encoding nucleotidyltransferase; the protein is DIRKTLNTIAGVNQDGNPVSLSTETIVSMNIWCFLPELFEQLSLKFRNFLDNLNNPDREFLIPSVINELVQNNEALVKVLESNAHWAGITYKEDVENVKNMILDLTGKGIYPENLWK
- a CDS encoding phosphotransferase, translating into MSSSSEIALSVARQFSINGIPLSAIPFGNGHIHKTYLVKTNTPGVSGYILQKINHNIFKQVPELCLNISKITKFMHSGLELLQTRFGSFHYKDDDGGYWRMFNYIPDSRVYERTSDLRLANEAGRAVGSFQHQLAGFSEELTVILPHFHDLKRREKELDQAILNDNAKRLNTSRELILEYKKHSAFLNEYESQLKDVSVPIRITHNDTKLNNILFDNKGNHICLIDLDTVMPGYAAYDYGDALRTLANNAIEDATNINEVSFNMEICRAFTKGYLSKAKAFLTAKEIRLLPEAPGLMTYIIGIRFLTDYLNGDTYYYTRYEKHNLIRARVQLTLLNQIMDNLEQIRSYAE